The following proteins are co-located in the Noviherbaspirillum sp. UKPF54 genome:
- a CDS encoding c-type cytochrome produces MPPLIHRSLPLLASLVLAGTAAAQEQAADPNAIGKRVAPCMACHGKEGRAARDGYYPRIAGKPAGYLHNQLLNFRDGRRRQYPLMAYMVQHLSDAYLQEMANYFAAQEVPYPPVPALEVSPATLEKGRALAMSGDASRKIPACVACHGEALTGVAPFIPGLLGIARDYINAQFGAWRSGARRAMAPDCMGRIASQLSPEDISAVSAWLATRQVPPNAAPASSLPAPLPVACGSVPAAR; encoded by the coding sequence ATGCCGCCGCTCATCCATCGCTCCCTGCCGCTCCTGGCCAGCCTGGTTCTTGCCGGCACGGCGGCCGCGCAAGAGCAGGCTGCCGATCCGAACGCCATCGGCAAGCGCGTCGCGCCCTGCATGGCTTGCCACGGCAAGGAAGGCCGCGCCGCGCGCGATGGCTATTACCCGCGCATCGCCGGCAAGCCGGCCGGCTACCTGCATAACCAATTGCTCAATTTCCGCGACGGCCGCCGACGGCAGTATCCGTTGATGGCGTACATGGTGCAGCACCTGTCGGATGCCTATCTGCAGGAAATGGCGAATTACTTCGCCGCGCAGGAAGTGCCCTATCCGCCCGTGCCGGCGCTGGAGGTATCGCCCGCAACTCTGGAAAAGGGGCGCGCGCTGGCGATGTCGGGCGACGCCTCCCGCAAGATCCCGGCCTGCGTCGCCTGCCACGGCGAGGCATTGACCGGCGTTGCGCCTTTCATTCCCGGCCTGCTTGGCATTGCGCGCGACTACATCAATGCCCAGTTCGGCGCCTGGCGCAGCGGCGCGCGGCGCGCCATGGCGCCCGACTGCATGGGCCGCATCGCCAGCCAGCTGAGTCCGGAAGACATCAGCGCCGTCTCGGCCTGGCTGGCTACGCGCCAGGTGCCGCCCAACGCCGCGCCGGCGTCCTCCCTGCCCGCGCCGCTGCCGGTGGCCTGCGGCAGCGTACCGGCAGCGAGGTGA
- a CDS encoding cytochrome c, whose amino-acid sequence MKRAAIALLAVLFIAIVVTLYYGLREDAGPPAAAAPNRAELVAKGAYLARAGDCLACHMARGGKAYAGGRAIRTPFGTVYAPNLTPDRETGLGDWSADDFWRALHNGKSKGGKLLYPAFPYPNYTRITRADADALFAYLQSLPAVRQPNRDAEMRFPFNVRALLIGWRALYFRPGVYRPQGYQNAEWNRGAYLVQGLGHCNACHTPRNIFGATQEGGELRGAMIPLLDWYASSLTGEADTGLGSWDIAQIARLLKTGVSDRGAVSGPMAEVVRESLQYLTDDDIRAMALYLKRLPRSGEAKVLTPDDEKTLKLGAALYEKHCAECHKASGEGAPPDYPPLAGNRAVLLNAPVNPIHAVLHGGYPPSTQGNPRPYGMPPFANVLSDEEAAAVLSYIRNAWGNQAPMVSSQQINRYRAVPLE is encoded by the coding sequence ATGAAACGCGCCGCCATCGCCCTCCTGGCCGTGCTGTTCATCGCCATCGTTGTCACGCTGTATTACGGCTTGCGGGAAGACGCCGGCCCGCCAGCGGCCGCGGCGCCGAACCGCGCCGAACTGGTTGCCAAGGGCGCCTATCTGGCGCGCGCCGGCGACTGCCTGGCCTGCCACATGGCGCGCGGCGGCAAGGCATACGCCGGCGGCCGGGCCATCCGCACGCCGTTCGGCACCGTCTACGCGCCCAACCTCACGCCGGACCGGGAAACCGGCCTGGGCGACTGGAGCGCCGACGATTTCTGGCGCGCGCTCCACAACGGCAAATCGAAAGGCGGCAAGCTACTCTATCCGGCCTTCCCCTACCCGAACTACACCAGGATCACGCGCGCCGATGCCGACGCGCTGTTCGCCTATCTGCAGTCGCTGCCGGCCGTGCGCCAGCCTAACCGCGACGCGGAGATGCGCTTTCCGTTCAACGTACGCGCGCTGCTGATCGGCTGGCGCGCGCTGTATTTCCGGCCCGGCGTGTACCGCCCGCAGGGCTACCAGAACGCCGAATGGAATCGCGGCGCCTACCTGGTGCAGGGCCTCGGCCACTGCAATGCCTGCCATACCCCGCGCAATATCTTCGGCGCCACGCAAGAGGGCGGCGAGTTGCGCGGCGCGATGATCCCGCTGCTCGACTGGTATGCCTCGTCCCTCACCGGCGAAGCCGACACCGGCCTGGGCAGCTGGGACATCGCGCAAATCGCGCGCCTGCTCAAGACCGGCGTGTCCGACCGGGGCGCGGTGTCCGGGCCGATGGCGGAAGTGGTGCGCGAAAGCCTGCAATACCTCACCGACGACGACATCCGGGCCATGGCGCTGTACCTGAAGCGGCTGCCGCGCAGCGGCGAAGCAAAGGTGCTGACGCCGGACGACGAAAAGACGCTCAAGCTCGGCGCGGCGCTCTACGAAAAGCATTGCGCCGAGTGCCACAAGGCCTCCGGCGAAGGCGCGCCGCCCGACTATCCGCCGCTCGCCGGAAACCGCGCCGTGCTGCTCAATGCGCCGGTCAACCCGATCCATGCGGTGCTGCACGGCGGCTATCCTCCCAGCACGCAAGGCAATCCGCGCCCCTATGGCATGCCGCCGTTCGCCAATGTATTGAGCGACGAGGAAGCGGCCGCGGTGCTGTCCTATATCCGGAATGCCTGGGGCAACCAAGCCCCGATGGTTTCCTCTCAGCAAATAAACCGGTACCGGGCTGTGCCGCTGGAGTAG